In Alkalinema sp. FACHB-956, the following proteins share a genomic window:
- a CDS encoding transposase translates to MFPQTEDECIKHLEQIRWGGKPQCPYCGSTRSSAYTHTHRYHCKDCFTSYSVTVGTLFHKTHLDLQKWFQAIHLIFSTPSNITVRQLAQALDVNKNTALYMRARIYKCLQEDPNLLRKLTQKDLPHE, encoded by the coding sequence ATGTTTCCACAGACTGAAGATGAGTGCATAAAGCATTTAGAGCAAATTCGCTGGGGAGGAAAGCCCCAATGTCCATACTGTGGATCGACAAGATCCAGTGCATACACACATACCCATCGGTACCACTGCAAAGACTGTTTCACCTCGTACAGTGTTACAGTTGGAACCCTATTCCACAAAACCCATCTTGATCTACAGAAATGGTTTCAGGCAATTCACCTAATCTTCAGTACGCCATCAAATATCACTGTAAGACAACTTGCTCAAGCACTTGATGTCAATAAGAATACAGCGCTTTACATGCGTGCCAGAATCTATAAGTGTTTACAAGAAGATCCAAACTTGTTAAGAAAATTAACTCAAAAAGATTTGCCTCATGAATAA
- a CDS encoding ABC transporter permease subunit: MKAIGLGVGAAIVLVPLGLVLWVSFQGAEGWSLANYQAAWQQGNFWVAFANSTIVAVGVTVFQMITSALAGYALARLRFWGKSLLLLIILATLIIPLQILVIPIFLVLKTGHLINTYGALILPSAVNGFGIFLLRQYFLAIPIELEEAAALDGANRWQILWQILLPLARPALVTLFLFAFIGEWNDLFKPLVFTTRPELQTVQLALASFQEQFTNNWGLMMAAVTIATIPIGVIFLVSQKQFIRGVAATGIKN, from the coding sequence ATGAAAGCGATCGGGCTTGGCGTTGGAGCGGCGATCGTTCTGGTGCCGCTGGGCTTGGTGTTGTGGGTGTCGTTTCAGGGGGCTGAAGGCTGGTCGCTGGCCAATTATCAGGCCGCCTGGCAGCAGGGAAATTTTTGGGTCGCCTTTGCCAACTCGACGATCGTGGCGGTGGGGGTCACGGTTTTCCAGATGATTACGTCGGCGCTGGCGGGCTATGCTTTGGCGCGACTGCGGTTCTGGGGCAAGTCGCTTCTTTTGTTAATTATTCTGGCGACCTTAATTATTCCGTTACAAATCCTCGTGATCCCCATTTTTTTAGTGCTGAAGACAGGGCATCTGATTAATACCTACGGGGCGTTGATTTTGCCGTCGGCGGTGAATGGCTTTGGAATTTTTCTGCTGCGGCAATATTTTCTGGCGATTCCGATCGAACTGGAGGAAGCGGCGGCTTTGGATGGAGCCAATCGCTGGCAAATTCTCTGGCAGATTTTGTTGCCCTTGGCACGACCGGCTTTGGTGACGCTGTTTTTGTTTGCCTTTATTGGCGAGTGGAATGACTTGTTTAAGCCGTTGGTCTTCACCACTCGACCGGAGTTGCAAACGGTGCAGTTAGCGCTAGCCAGTTTTCAGGAGCAATTTACGAACAATTGGGGACTGATGATGGCAGCCGTGACGATCGCCACAATTCCGATCGGGGTGATTTTTCTTGTCAGTCAAAAGCAATTCATTCGCGGAGTTGCGGCCACTGGGATCAAAAATTAG
- a CDS encoding TRC40/GET3/ArsA family transport-energizing ATPase has protein sequence MRVILMTGKGGVGKTSVAAATGLRCAELGYKTLVLSTDPAHSLADSFDMELGHEPRSVRPNLWGAELDALMELEGNWGAVKRYITQVLQARGLEGVQAEELAILPGMDEIFGLVRMKRHYDEGEYDVLIIDSAPTGTALRLLSLPEVGGWYMRKFYKPFQGMSMALRPIVEPLFRPIAGFSLPDKEVMDAPYEFYEQIEALEKVLTDPTKTSVRLVMNPEKMVIKESLRAHAYLSLYNVATDLVIANRIIPESVQDPFFQRWKENQQQYKQEIHDNFRPLPIKEVPLYSEEMCGLAALDRLKETLFGGGEDPTQVYYKETTLRVVQKDNQYSLEMYLPGIEKSQIELSKTGDELNVRIGNHRRNLVLPQALAALQPAGAKMEEDYLKIRFADPARA, from the coding sequence ATGCGTGTAATTTTGATGACCGGAAAAGGTGGCGTAGGCAAGACTTCCGTTGCGGCTGCCACTGGCCTGCGTTGTGCGGAGCTGGGTTACAAGACGCTGGTGTTAAGTACTGATCCGGCTCACTCTTTGGCCGATAGTTTTGATATGGAACTGGGCCACGAACCGCGATCGGTCCGGCCCAACCTATGGGGTGCAGAACTCGACGCACTCATGGAACTGGAAGGCAATTGGGGCGCGGTGAAACGCTACATCACCCAGGTATTGCAAGCGCGGGGACTGGAAGGCGTCCAAGCGGAAGAGCTGGCGATTCTGCCGGGGATGGATGAAATTTTTGGCCTCGTACGGATGAAACGCCACTATGACGAAGGCGAGTATGATGTCCTGATTATTGATTCGGCTCCGACGGGGACGGCATTGCGGTTGCTGAGTTTGCCAGAAGTGGGCGGCTGGTACATGCGCAAGTTTTATAAGCCGTTCCAGGGGATGTCCATGGCTTTGCGCCCGATCGTGGAGCCGTTGTTCCGACCGATCGCGGGTTTTTCCTTGCCGGATAAGGAAGTCATGGATGCGCCCTACGAGTTTTATGAGCAGATCGAAGCACTGGAAAAGGTGCTGACCGACCCGACTAAAACTTCAGTGCGGTTGGTCATGAATCCAGAAAAGATGGTGATTAAGGAATCGCTACGGGCTCACGCTTATTTAAGTTTGTACAATGTGGCAACGGATTTAGTGATTGCCAATCGCATCATTCCAGAGAGCGTTCAGGATCCCTTCTTCCAACGCTGGAAGGAAAACCAACAGCAATACAAGCAGGAAATTCATGATAATTTCCGGCCTTTGCCCATCAAGGAAGTTCCGCTGTATTCCGAAGAGATGTGTGGCTTGGCAGCCCTCGATCGCTTGAAGGAGACGCTGTTTGGCGGCGGCGAAGATCCCACCCAAGTGTATTACAAGGAAACAACCTTGCGGGTAGTGCAGAAGGACAACCAGTACAGTTTGGAAATGTATTTACCGGGAATTGAAAAGAGTCAAATTGAACTGAGTAAAACGGGAGATGAGTTGAATGTTCGGATTGGCAACCATCGCCGCAATTTAGTGTTGCCGCAGGCGTTGGCAGCCCTGCAACCGGCGGGGGCCAAGATGGAGGAAGACTATCTCAAGATTCGCTTTGCAGATCCGGCCAGAGCTTGA
- a CDS encoding antibiotic biosynthesis monooxygenase — translation MQYVLIIHEVEDYLAWKRVFDAAASMRKAAGERSYQVLKYEHDANRIVHFSVWTSIDAARRFFESPELVQIRKEAGVKAPEFLYLEQLEAGDL, via the coding sequence ATGCAATACGTTCTGATCATTCATGAAGTTGAAGACTACCTAGCGTGGAAGCGGGTTTTCGACGCCGCTGCCTCCATGCGCAAGGCAGCGGGTGAACGATCGTACCAGGTTCTCAAATATGAGCATGATGCCAACCGCATTGTGCATTTCTCGGTCTGGACTTCGATCGACGCTGCCCGACGGTTCTTTGAGTCCCCTGAACTCGTGCAAATTCGCAAAGAAGCCGGGGTGAAGGCTCCTGAGTTTCTCTATTTGGAGCAGCTTGAGGCGGGCGATTTGTAA
- a CDS encoding SDR family oxidoreductase, producing MTQTRYALITGASSGIGKATALAFAEAGIHLVLMGRNLAKLEAVAAIARQSGVEVQVYSLDFADLAGIQPQVNTIASSVPRLDIVVNNAGMGYTGLLAETSLKDWQQVIDLNLTSVFQCIQGVLPVLRSQRSGTIINVASVAAHQTFPNWGAYCVSKFGLLALSKTLAAEERTHGIRVVTISPGSVNTELWDTETVEADFDRTAMLTPEVVAQSILHMAQMPSTAVVEELVLMPNAGTF from the coding sequence TTGACTCAAACGCGATACGCTCTGATTACTGGAGCCAGTAGTGGAATTGGTAAGGCTACGGCGCTTGCATTTGCTGAGGCAGGGATTCATCTAGTTTTGATGGGTCGCAACTTGGCAAAGTTGGAAGCGGTGGCGGCGATCGCCCGTCAATCCGGTGTGGAGGTTCAGGTATACAGCCTGGATTTTGCTGACCTGGCAGGAATCCAACCGCAGGTCAATACCATTGCTAGTTCGGTACCGCGCCTCGACATTGTGGTGAACAATGCTGGAATGGGATATACCGGCTTGTTGGCAGAAACTTCTCTGAAGGATTGGCAGCAAGTGATCGATTTAAACCTGACCAGCGTATTCCAATGTATCCAAGGAGTTTTACCCGTCCTGCGATCGCAGCGCAGCGGCACCATTATTAACGTTGCTTCCGTTGCAGCACACCAAACGTTCCCCAATTGGGGCGCTTACTGTGTCAGCAAGTTTGGCTTACTGGCGCTTTCAAAAACGCTGGCAGCGGAAGAGCGAACCCATGGAATTCGGGTGGTCACCATTTCCCCTGGCTCCGTGAATACGGAACTGTGGGATACGGAAACGGTAGAGGCAGATTTCGATCGTACTGCCATGCTGACTCCGGAAGTGGTGGCTCAATCGATTTTGCACATGGCGCAAATGCCCTCAACCGCAGTTGTGGAAGAACTTGTCCTGATGCCGAATGCTGGCACATTTTAG
- a CDS encoding acetyl-CoA carboxylase carboxyltransferase subunit alpha, translated as MATPDRKPVLLDFEKPLAELEGRIQQIRDLADENEVDVGEQIRQLEARAQQLRQEIFGNLTPTQRLQVARHPRRPSTLDYIQAISDEWIELHGDRGGFDDPAVVGGVARLDGRPVMMLGQQKGRDTKDNIARNFGMASPGGYRKAIRLMEHADRFGMPILSFIDTPAAWAGLEAEEFGQGEAIAFNLREMFRFEVPIICTVIGEGGSGGALGIGVGDRLMMLEHAVYSVAPPEACAAILWRDAAKGPQAAAALKITSEDLANLGLIDEIVKEPTGAAHSDPVQATELLKEALLRNLHELDQLTSQQRRELRYRKFRNMGKFTEATV; from the coding sequence ATGGCAACGCCCGATCGCAAACCCGTTTTGCTCGACTTCGAGAAGCCCCTCGCTGAACTAGAGGGCCGCATTCAACAAATTCGTGACCTAGCCGACGAAAACGAAGTCGATGTCGGCGAACAAATTCGGCAGTTGGAAGCCAGGGCACAACAACTGCGGCAGGAAATTTTTGGCAACCTGACGCCAACGCAGCGGCTACAAGTGGCGCGCCATCCCCGTCGCCCCAGCACCCTGGACTATATCCAAGCCATTAGTGACGAATGGATCGAATTGCATGGCGATCGTGGTGGCTTTGACGATCCAGCCGTGGTGGGCGGTGTGGCACGGCTGGATGGTCGGCCTGTGATGATGCTGGGTCAGCAAAAGGGGCGGGATACAAAGGATAATATTGCCCGCAACTTTGGCATGGCTTCGCCCGGTGGCTATCGCAAGGCTATCCGATTGATGGAACATGCCGATCGATTTGGTATGCCGATTCTCAGCTTTATTGATACCCCTGCGGCTTGGGCGGGCCTGGAAGCGGAGGAATTTGGGCAAGGGGAAGCGATCGCCTTTAATTTACGGGAGATGTTCCGCTTTGAGGTGCCGATTATCTGTACTGTAATTGGCGAGGGGGGATCCGGTGGGGCCTTGGGGATTGGCGTCGGCGATCGCTTAATGATGCTGGAACACGCCGTGTACAGTGTGGCTCCCCCCGAAGCCTGTGCTGCCATTCTCTGGCGGGATGCCGCTAAAGGCCCCCAAGCCGCAGCAGCCCTCAAAATCACCTCAGAGGATTTGGCAAACTTGGGCTTGATTGACGAAATTGTGAAAGAACCTACGGGAGCTGCCCATTCTGATCCGGTACAAGCCACTGAACTACTGAAGGAAGCCCTACTACGCAACCTCCATGAGTTAGATCAGCTCACCAGTCAACAGCGACGAGAGCTACGCTATCGCAAGTTCCGGAACATGGGCAAATTTACAGAAGCAACCGTCTAA
- a CDS encoding photosystem I assembly protein Ycf3, whose translation MPRSQRNDNFIDKSFTVMADIILKVFPASKKEKEAFAYYRDGMSAQADGEYAEALDNYFEALKLEEDSNDRSFVLYNIGLIKASVGDQAEALDYYHQALELNPRMPQALNNIAVIYHYQGEQAKEEGLDEEGEALFDKAAEYWKRAILLAPNNYIEAQNWLKTTGRSTIDVYF comes from the coding sequence ATGCCTAGATCCCAACGCAACGACAACTTCATTGATAAAAGCTTTACCGTGATGGCGGATATCATCCTCAAGGTGTTTCCTGCCAGCAAGAAGGAAAAGGAAGCGTTTGCCTATTATCGGGATGGGATGTCTGCCCAGGCGGATGGGGAATATGCAGAGGCGCTGGATAACTATTTTGAGGCGCTGAAGCTGGAGGAAGATAGTAACGATCGTAGCTTTGTGCTCTACAACATTGGCTTGATCAAGGCGAGTGTGGGTGATCAGGCAGAGGCGCTGGACTATTACCACCAGGCGCTGGAACTGAATCCTCGGATGCCCCAGGCGTTGAACAATATTGCGGTGATTTACCATTACCAAGGGGAGCAGGCCAAGGAAGAGGGCTTGGATGAGGAAGGGGAAGCGCTGTTTGATAAGGCGGCGGAGTATTGGAAGCGGGCGATTTTGCTTGCGCCGAACAATTACATCGAAGCGCAGAACTGGTTGAAGACGACGGGCCGATCGACGATCGATGTCTATTTCTAA
- the gatC gene encoding Asp-tRNA(Asn)/Glu-tRNA(Gln) amidotransferase subunit GatC, with protein sequence MSLDREQVHKVATLARLALTPEEEEKFAGQLTSILDYVEQLNELDVADVPPTTRAIDVSNVTRVDVQRAYENREAILSSAPDREDDFFKVPKIVTGD encoded by the coding sequence ATGTCCCTCGATCGCGAACAGGTTCATAAGGTGGCGACGTTGGCTCGGTTGGCGCTGACGCCGGAGGAAGAGGAAAAATTTGCGGGGCAGCTCACGAGCATTTTGGATTATGTGGAGCAGTTGAATGAGTTGGATGTGGCGGATGTGCCACCGACGACTCGGGCGATCGATGTAAGTAATGTGACGCGGGTGGATGTGCAGCGGGCCTACGAAAACCGGGAGGCGATTCTGAGTTCTGCGCCCGATCGGGAAGATGATTTCTTTAAGGTGCCGAAGATTGTAACGGGTGACTAA
- a CDS encoding NUDIX domain-containing protein, translated as MNLSPAPSVKRKVLAYITHQEELLVFRQEDYPYFGIQVPGGSIESGEAIVDALLREVYEETGLKAVQVVDYLGSFWKVGQARMREYHAFHLQLTAPAPRRWRHYEEFSGARKGPIAFDFFWVPLGNADWTLFRGQEMVPWLRRSFPAAFPQPVIPQALTMGAR; from the coding sequence ATGAATCTTTCCCCTGCCCCATCGGTGAAACGCAAAGTTCTGGCCTACATCACCCACCAAGAAGAACTGTTAGTGTTTCGGCAGGAAGATTATCCTTACTTTGGCATTCAGGTTCCCGGAGGATCGATCGAGTCGGGAGAGGCGATCGTCGATGCCCTGCTGCGGGAGGTTTATGAAGAAACGGGGTTGAAGGCGGTTCAGGTTGTGGATTATCTCGGCAGTTTTTGGAAGGTGGGACAGGCACGGATGCGGGAATACCATGCCTTCCATTTGCAATTGACGGCCCCTGCGCCCCGGCGGTGGCGGCATTATGAGGAATTTTCGGGGGCGCGCAAAGGCCCGATCGCCTTTGATTTTTTTTGGGTGCCTTTGGGGAATGCGGATTGGACGCTGTTTCGGGGGCAGGAAATGGTGCCTTGGTTGCGGCGATCGTTTCCTGCGGCATTCCCCCAACCCGTGATACCCCAAGCCCTTACAATGGGAGCTAGATAA
- a CDS encoding long-chain acyl-[acyl-carrier-protein] reductase yields the protein MFGLIGHLTSLQHAQSVARDLGYPEYADQDLDFWCSAPPQIVDEIKVTSATGQVIEGRYVESCFLPEMLATRRFKAATRKIINAMAHAQKNGLNITALGGFSSIIFENFDLSQFRQIRNVTLEFDKFTTGNTHTAYIIARQVEQASQQLGMKLSDCTIAVCGATGDIGSAVCRWLNQRTDMKELLLIARNQERLENLQADLGRGKIMPLEAALPEADIIVWVASMPKGVEIDPTQLKQPCLLIDGGYPKNLGNKIQHPGVHVLNGGIVEHSLDIDWKIMNIVNMDVPQRQLFACFAESMLLEFEKWYTNFSWGRNLISTEKMEQIGAASVKHGFRPLLLSGIS from the coding sequence ATGTTTGGTCTCATTGGTCATCTCACAAGCCTTCAACACGCCCAATCCGTTGCCCGAGATCTGGGTTACCCAGAGTATGCCGACCAGGATCTTGATTTTTGGTGCAGTGCACCGCCCCAGATTGTTGATGAGATTAAGGTCACCAGCGCAACGGGACAGGTGATTGAGGGTCGCTATGTGGAGTCCTGTTTTCTACCGGAAATGCTGGCGACTCGGCGGTTCAAGGCAGCGACTCGCAAAATCATCAATGCCATGGCCCACGCCCAAAAAAACGGGTTAAACATCACAGCACTCGGCGGTTTTTCCTCGATTATTTTTGAGAACTTTGACCTGTCACAGTTCCGGCAAATTCGCAACGTCACGCTGGAATTTGACAAGTTCACCACCGGCAACACCCACACGGCTTACATCATCGCCCGCCAGGTGGAACAGGCTTCGCAACAATTGGGGATGAAGCTTTCAGACTGCACGATCGCGGTTTGTGGGGCAACGGGGGATATCGGCAGCGCCGTCTGTCGCTGGTTGAACCAGCGGACGGATATGAAGGAACTGCTGCTGATTGCCCGCAACCAGGAGCGTTTGGAGAACCTGCAAGCGGATCTAGGCCGCGGCAAAATTATGCCCTTGGAAGCAGCTCTACCGGAAGCAGACATTATTGTGTGGGTCGCCAGTATGCCCAAGGGGGTGGAGATCGACCCGACTCAGTTGAAGCAACCCTGTCTCTTGATTGATGGCGGCTATCCCAAGAACTTGGGTAACAAGATCCAGCATCCTGGGGTTCATGTGCTGAATGGCGGCATTGTGGAGCATTCCCTGGACATTGACTGGAAGATCATGAACATCGTCAACATGGATGTGCCCCAACGGCAGCTATTTGCTTGCTTTGCGGAATCCATGCTGCTGGAGTTTGAGAAATGGTATACCAATTTCTCCTGGGGACGGAATTTGATTTCCACGGAAAAAATGGAACAAATCGGAGCCGCATCGGTCAAGCACGGGTTCCGGCCTTTGCTGTTGTCAGGCATTAGTTAG
- a CDS encoding aldehyde oxygenase (deformylating), with protein sequence MPQLEVMPELDYQSPVYKDAYSRINAIVIEGEEEAYSNYNQLAELMPDDAAELQKLAKMEFRHKKGFEACGKNLEVNPDLLFAKEFFAELHGNFQAAAAAGKIVTCLLIQSLIIECFAISAYNIYIPVADDFARKITEGVVKDEYLHLNYGEEWLKANFEASRAELEDANKQNLPLVWKMLNQVEQDAKKLGMEREALVEDFMISYGEALANIGFSTRDIMRMSAYGLAAV encoded by the coding sequence ATGCCGCAACTTGAGGTGATGCCAGAACTCGACTATCAGAGTCCAGTTTACAAAGATGCCTATAGCCGCATCAACGCGATCGTAATCGAAGGCGAAGAAGAGGCGTATAGCAACTACAACCAACTGGCAGAACTCATGCCCGACGATGCCGCTGAACTCCAAAAGCTGGCAAAAATGGAGTTCAGACACAAGAAAGGGTTTGAAGCCTGTGGCAAAAACCTAGAGGTTAACCCCGATCTGCTTTTTGCCAAGGAATTCTTTGCAGAGCTGCATGGGAACTTTCAAGCAGCCGCAGCCGCCGGCAAAATTGTGACTTGCTTACTGATCCAGTCCTTGATCATTGAGTGCTTCGCCATTTCGGCTTACAACATCTACATCCCTGTGGCCGATGACTTTGCACGCAAGATCACCGAAGGGGTTGTCAAGGATGAATATCTCCACCTCAACTACGGTGAAGAATGGCTGAAGGCAAACTTTGAAGCCTCCCGCGCTGAACTAGAGGACGCTAACAAGCAAAATCTTCCCCTGGTTTGGAAAATGCTGAACCAAGTTGAACAAGATGCCAAAAAGCTGGGGATGGAGCGGGAAGCCCTCGTAGAAGACTTTATGATTTCCTACGGTGAAGCCCTCGCTAATATCGGTTTTTCCACCCGCGATATCATGCGGATGTCGGCCTACGGACTTGCTGCTGTATAG
- the folE gene encoding GTP cyclohydrolase I FolE, whose protein sequence is MSPLTSSLEAELTRNTLREEGDADYFASMESAVREMLIGVGEDPNREGLLKTPKRVAKAMQFLTSGYSQSLEELLNGAIFDEGHNEMVLVRDINFFSLCEHHMLPFMGRAHVAYIPNQKVVGLSKLARIVEMYSRRLQVQERLTRQIAEALQDVLQPRGVAVVMEATHMCMVMRGVQKPGSWTVTSAMVGSFQEDHKTREEFLNLIRHQPAFF, encoded by the coding sequence ATGTCTCCCCTAACCTCCAGTCTCGAAGCAGAATTGACCCGTAACACCCTGCGTGAAGAAGGCGATGCCGATTATTTTGCCTCCATGGAATCTGCTGTTCGAGAAATGCTGATTGGGGTGGGGGAAGATCCCAATCGGGAAGGGTTGCTTAAGACACCGAAGCGGGTGGCTAAGGCGATGCAGTTCCTCACGAGTGGCTATAGCCAATCCCTAGAGGAGTTGCTGAATGGGGCAATTTTTGACGAAGGACATAATGAAATGGTGCTCGTGCGCGACATCAATTTCTTTAGTCTGTGTGAGCACCATATGTTGCCGTTTATGGGCCGTGCCCACGTTGCGTATATTCCTAACCAAAAGGTTGTCGGACTGAGTAAGCTGGCTCGGATTGTGGAAATGTATTCTCGCCGTTTGCAGGTTCAGGAACGTCTGACCCGTCAGATTGCGGAAGCGTTGCAGGATGTATTGCAGCCCCGAGGTGTGGCAGTGGTGATGGAAGCAACTCACATGTGCATGGTAATGCGTGGGGTGCAAAAGCCGGGTTCTTGGACGGTGACAAGTGCCATGGTGGGGTCTTTCCAGGAAGACCACAAGACGCGGGAAGAGTTCTTGAATTTGATCCGCCATCAACCGGCCTTTTTCTAA
- a CDS encoding helix-turn-helix domain-containing protein — protein MIRWRLREIMARERMTNKRLSDLMNVHPNTISNLKKQDNMPHLGGDTLNALCKYLNCTPSDLIEYKPDRDDATDP, from the coding sequence GTGATTCGGTGGCGACTACGGGAGATTATGGCAAGGGAGCGGATGACCAACAAGCGGTTATCTGACTTGATGAACGTTCATCCCAACACAATTTCTAATCTGAAAAAACAGGACAACATGCCTCATCTAGGAGGCGATACACTAAACGCCCTATGCAAGTACCTCAACTGCACCCCTAGCGACTTAATCGAATACAAGCCCGATCGGGATGATGCCACGGATCCCTAG
- a CDS encoding serine/threonine-protein kinase, with protein MPLLAPLSTGLVLENRYEVAQFLGYGGFGRTYLARDRHRFNELCVLKEFAPQISEPSILRKAEELFQREAGTLYQLRHPQIPEFRALLSIRYQGQDALLLVEQYIAGQSYETWVDRGNRFTEAEAIQFLLDMLPILSYIHDRGVIHRDIAPDNLIREQTSGKPFLIDFGSVRQVATTALQLSGSPGMGTQIHKPGFSPPEQLRGEVFPSTDLYSLAVTTLVLLTGRSPMELYNDHQAQWHWRSFVPVSPALGNLLDRLLSHSPRDRYSSAREVQTLLQSLPQRSTPANSIPPNPSPQPRASYIPTPHSPSPNSPPPHAQPPYSPTPQPSTSTPPTPASHPLSRMNTVAISPATPYPATPQAKPQPTPQSSSLPIRSAETSSGTIVAAPGNPRPSRTTSAPATDGTWMWSILALPFRLLKGCFKLLGFGFKTVDWVMTWVWRVILIGVLLVGSAIASFLWKLDLTPNWQFPEIKMPELKLPEVKLPEVKLPDIQLPNPAAEKPKTCSDSVFTRYEQVGLTKQDFYRQVNQEFYDRYPERVGRPLTGDASDAKLRQEWCQIAETVLDRAARDRR; from the coding sequence ATGCCGCTCCTCGCACCTCTTTCCACTGGCCTCGTTCTTGAAAACCGTTACGAAGTCGCACAATTTCTGGGCTACGGCGGATTTGGACGCACCTATCTCGCCCGCGATCGTCACCGCTTCAACGAACTCTGTGTCCTCAAGGAATTTGCGCCCCAAATCAGCGAACCCAGCATCCTGCGCAAAGCCGAAGAACTCTTCCAACGGGAAGCCGGAACCCTCTACCAACTGCGCCACCCCCAAATCCCAGAATTCCGAGCCCTGCTGTCCATCCGCTACCAAGGCCAAGACGCCCTTCTCCTCGTCGAACAATATATTGCAGGCCAGTCCTACGAAACCTGGGTCGATCGTGGCAACCGCTTCACCGAAGCCGAGGCCATCCAGTTTCTGCTGGATATGCTGCCCATCCTCAGCTACATCCACGATCGCGGCGTCATCCACCGAGACATCGCCCCCGACAACCTGATTCGCGAACAAACCAGCGGCAAACCCTTCCTGATTGACTTCGGCAGCGTACGCCAAGTCGCCACAACCGCCCTGCAACTGTCCGGCAGTCCCGGTATGGGCACCCAAATCCACAAACCCGGATTTTCCCCGCCCGAACAATTACGTGGCGAAGTCTTTCCCAGTACCGACCTCTATTCCCTCGCCGTCACCACCCTCGTCCTGCTGACGGGTCGATCGCCCATGGAACTCTACAACGACCACCAAGCCCAATGGCATTGGCGATCGTTCGTCCCAGTCAGCCCTGCCCTCGGCAATTTACTCGATCGCCTTCTCTCCCACAGTCCCCGCGATCGCTACAGTTCCGCCCGCGAAGTCCAAACCCTCCTACAGTCCCTCCCACAGCGATCGACCCCAGCCAACTCGATCCCCCCCAACCCCTCTCCCCAACCCCGCGCCAGCTACATCCCCACTCCCCACTCCCCAAGTCCCAACTCCCCACCTCCCCACGCCCAACCTCCCTACTCTCCCACTCCCCAACCCTCCACCTCGACTCCCCCAACCCCTGCCTCCCATCCGCTCTCCCGCATGAACACGGTGGCCATTTCTCCCGCAACGCCCTACCCCGCCACCCCCCAAGCCAAGCCGCAACCTACCCCACAGTCCAGTTCCCTACCGATTCGATCGGCAGAAACCTCATCCGGCACGATCGTGGCAGCCCCCGGTAATCCTCGCCCCAGCCGTACCACCTCTGCACCCGCTACGGATGGAACCTGGATGTGGTCGATCCTCGCTCTGCCCTTCCGCCTACTCAAAGGCTGTTTCAAACTCCTCGGGTTTGGCTTTAAAACCGTTGATTGGGTGATGACCTGGGTGTGGCGGGTCATTTTGATCGGGGTGCTACTGGTGGGCAGTGCGATCGCGTCTTTTCTGTGGAAGTTAGATTTGACACCGAATTGGCAGTTTCCTGAAATCAAAATGCCGGAGCTGAAACTCCCGGAAGTTAAGCTACCGGAAGTCAAGCTGCCCGATATCCAACTCCCCAACCCCGCCGCCGAGAAGCCCAAAACCTGTTCTGATAGTGTCTTTACTCGCTATGAACAGGTCGGCTTAACCAAGCAGGACTTCTACCGACAGGTGAATCAGGAATTCTACGATCGCTACCCGGAACGGGTCGGCAGGCCCCTGACCGGGGATGCCAGCGATGCCAAACTGCGGCAGGAATGGTGCCAAATTGCGGAAACGGTGCTGGATCGAGCAGCCCGCGATCGGCGTTAA